A window from Enterocloster bolteae encodes these proteins:
- a CDS encoding D-2-hydroxyacid dehydrogenase, with amino-acid sequence MKIVVLDGYTENPGDLSWEGLERLGELTVYDRTPADKIAERIGDAEAVYTNKTPISAQTIGQCPNLKFIGVLATGYNVIDTAAAKAAGVIVSNIPTYGTDAVAQYAIALLLELCHHIGEHSDCVKAGEWTHNADWCFWKHPLVELAGKTFGVIGFGRIGQGTAKIAEALGMKVLAYDEYPNKALETDNCKYASLDQLLAQADVISLHCPLFPSTEGIINRDSIAKMKDGVKIINTSRGPLIVEKDLREALDSGKVSGAAVDVVSTEPIREDNPLLGAKNMIITPHIAWAPRESRQRLMDIAVDNLKHFVDGAPQNVVNK; translated from the coding sequence ATGAAAATCGTAGTGTTAGACGGATATACAGAAAATCCAGGTGATTTAAGCTGGGAGGGACTTGAAAGATTAGGGGAGTTAACCGTATATGACAGGACTCCTGCTGACAAGATTGCAGAGCGGATTGGGGACGCAGAGGCGGTTTATACCAATAAAACCCCGATCAGTGCGCAGACCATCGGACAGTGCCCGAATTTAAAGTTCATCGGAGTGCTGGCCACTGGCTACAATGTGATTGATACAGCGGCAGCCAAGGCGGCAGGCGTGATCGTGTCCAACATCCCAACCTATGGTACGGACGCAGTGGCCCAGTATGCAATTGCCCTTTTGCTGGAGCTGTGCCACCACATCGGGGAGCATTCTGACTGTGTAAAGGCAGGGGAGTGGACCCACAATGCTGACTGGTGCTTCTGGAAGCATCCCCTGGTGGAGCTGGCCGGAAAGACATTCGGCGTCATCGGCTTTGGAAGGATTGGACAGGGTACGGCCAAAATTGCGGAGGCTCTGGGCATGAAGGTATTGGCGTATGACGAGTATCCCAACAAGGCTTTGGAGACAGATAACTGCAAATATGCTTCCCTGGACCAGCTTCTGGCTCAGGCCGATGTCATCAGCCTGCACTGCCCGCTGTTCCCATCCACAGAGGGAATCATCAACAGGGATTCCATTGCAAAGATGAAGGATGGAGTAAAAATCATCAATACCTCCAGAGGTCCCCTGATTGTGGAAAAAGACTTAAGGGAAGCGCTGGACAGTGGAAAAGTCAGCGGGGCAGCAGTGGACGTGGTATCCACAGAGCCTATCCGCGAGGACAATCCTCTTCTGGGCGCCAAGAATATGATTATTACCCCCCATATTGCCTGGGCTCCCAGGGAATCCAGACAGAGACTTATGGACATTGCAGTGGATAATCTGAAACATTTTGTAGACGGAGCACCACAGAATGTGGTAAATAAATAG
- a CDS encoding sugar phosphate isomerase/epimerase family protein — protein MKDPIQKYFQVGTIQWMTHPPVNYPILDSVKTICCDEYFNALEITHIEDQETKDKVRDMLAQSHMKVCYGAQPRLLGPKLNPNDLDEEGRKKAEAVLMDSIDEARYMGAKGIAFLAGKWEPETKDQAYAQLLKTTRAVCSYAATKGMMVELEVFDFDMDKAALIGPAPYAARFAADMRTTHNNFGLLVDLSHFPTTYETSRFVIQTLRPYITHLHIGNAVVKEGFEAYGDQHPRFGFPDSANDTEQLVDFFTVLKEEGFFNKENPYVLSLEVKPWADEDGDIILANTKRVINRAWALVED, from the coding sequence ATGAAAGACCCAATTCAGAAATATTTTCAGGTAGGAACCATACAGTGGATGACCCATCCTCCGGTGAATTATCCCATACTGGATTCCGTTAAGACCATCTGCTGCGACGAATACTTTAATGCCCTGGAGATAACCCATATCGAGGACCAGGAGACAAAGGACAAGGTAAGGGATATGCTGGCCCAGAGCCACATGAAGGTGTGCTACGGCGCACAGCCCCGCCTGCTGGGACCAAAGCTTAACCCCAATGATCTGGACGAGGAAGGCAGGAAGAAGGCCGAGGCTGTCCTGATGGATTCCATTGATGAGGCCCGGTACATGGGTGCAAAGGGAATTGCCTTCCTGGCAGGAAAATGGGAACCGGAGACAAAGGACCAGGCATATGCCCAGCTGCTTAAGACCACCAGGGCTGTGTGCAGCTATGCTGCAACCAAGGGAATGATGGTGGAGCTGGAAGTGTTTGACTTTGACATGGATAAGGCAGCCCTCATCGGGCCGGCTCCTTATGCGGCCAGGTTTGCTGCGGATATGCGCACCACCCACAACAATTTCGGCCTGCTGGTGGACCTTTCCCATTTCCCCACCACCTATGAGACTTCCAGGTTCGTGATTCAGACGCTGCGTCCCTATATCACCCACCTGCACATCGGTAATGCGGTGGTGAAGGAAGGTTTTGAGGCGTACGGCGACCAGCACCCAAGGTTCGGGTTCCCTGACAGCGCCAACGACACAGAGCAGCTTGTGGATTTCTTCACTGTCCTGAAGGAAGAGGGCTTCTTTAATAAGGAAAATCCCTATGTATTGTCCCTGGAGGTAAAGCCGTGGGCAGACGAGGACGGAGATATCATACTGGCCAACACCAAGAGAGTCATCAACAGGGCCTGGGCGCTGGTAGAGGATTAA
- a CDS encoding sigma 54-interacting transcriptional regulator, with protein MVTVRMFIPYMNMKSRFEAAVSRLEPQDDVRVELLHVFGTPESLSRYGDADILVARGMTYDRLRYLFPEKHVVEIQLSSFDILKALICARQEFHPKKIALCVRYMDESAVSELEKLCQAEIAYYTVHDEASTLEAIHSARANGADVFVGAGTMCGLCDKEALNRVHIHTKDIAIEQALKQAMDAARTINMERARSKMTSTILNTSSDALIAVSGSGLIQALNNQAYRTFQLSSQADYTGRPVEEVCPALKWKDVVETGREREEVIQWKDRKLYTEYRPVLVDKMGKGAIIVARYTEQIIEAETKIRQSLAKQGLTAKYSFDDIIGSSPAIRENILMAKRYSRVDSNVLIVGETGTGKELFAHSIHRESRRSAEPFVALNCAALPENLLESELFGYEPGAFSGASKNGKTGLFELAHKGTIFLDEIGEIPISLQAKLLRVLQEREIRRIGSNRVQPVDVRVISATNINIEEKIQEGQFRADLYYRLNLLDITIPPLRERGDDIREMVDFYLTRFACEMGKPIPRLSKEAVDLMTHYGWPGNVRELRNICERLIVLSDTTEIGLREIQMLKIFRKKEGPLPGTQTPDKETDQPETGIVYANLKPRKKKQDIAKELGVSRTTLWRMEKMAREQKKQ; from the coding sequence ATGGTAACAGTGCGGATGTTTATTCCATATATGAATATGAAAAGCAGGTTCGAGGCGGCGGTGAGCCGTCTGGAGCCTCAGGACGATGTGAGGGTGGAGCTGCTTCACGTATTCGGCACACCGGAATCCCTGTCGCGGTACGGGGACGCCGACATATTAGTGGCCAGGGGCATGACTTATGACCGCCTCAGGTATCTGTTTCCGGAAAAGCATGTGGTGGAGATACAGCTCTCCAGCTTTGATATACTGAAAGCCCTGATTTGCGCCAGACAGGAGTTCCATCCCAAGAAGATAGCCCTCTGTGTGCGGTATATGGATGAGAGCGCTGTGTCCGAGCTGGAAAAGCTGTGCCAGGCGGAGATTGCGTATTATACGGTCCATGACGAGGCCTCCACCCTGGAAGCCATCCACAGTGCCAGGGCCAATGGCGCCGATGTGTTTGTGGGAGCCGGTACCATGTGCGGACTGTGCGATAAAGAGGCATTGAACCGGGTCCACATCCACACAAAGGATATCGCCATAGAGCAGGCCCTGAAGCAGGCCATGGATGCGGCCAGGACCATCAATATGGAGCGGGCCAGGTCCAAGATGACCAGCACCATCCTCAACACCAGTTCCGATGCCCTGATTGCCGTCAGCGGCAGCGGGCTGATTCAGGCATTGAATAACCAGGCGTACCGTACCTTTCAGCTCTCCTCCCAGGCTGACTACACGGGCCGTCCCGTGGAGGAGGTCTGTCCTGCCCTTAAATGGAAGGATGTGGTGGAGACCGGACGGGAACGGGAGGAGGTTATCCAGTGGAAGGACAGGAAACTGTATACGGAATACAGGCCCGTGCTGGTGGACAAGATGGGAAAGGGCGCCATCATTGTTGCCCGCTACACCGAGCAGATTATAGAGGCAGAGACTAAAATCCGGCAGAGCCTTGCGAAGCAGGGTCTTACGGCAAAGTATTCCTTTGACGACATCATTGGAAGCAGCCCTGCCATCCGGGAGAATATTCTCATGGCAAAGCGTTACAGCCGGGTGGATTCCAATGTGCTGATTGTGGGAGAGACAGGAACCGGAAAAGAGCTTTTTGCCCACAGCATCCACCGGGAGAGCAGGCGCAGCGCAGAGCCCTTTGTGGCGTTAAACTGTGCGGCCCTGCCGGAAAACCTTCTGGAGAGCGAGCTTTTTGGATATGAGCCGGGAGCATTTTCCGGGGCGTCTAAAAACGGCAAGACGGGCCTGTTTGAACTGGCCCATAAGGGGACCATTTTCCTGGATGAAATCGGGGAGATTCCCATATCGCTCCAGGCAAAGCTTCTGAGGGTGCTTCAGGAGCGGGAAATCCGCCGCATCGGCAGCAACCGGGTACAGCCGGTGGATGTGCGCGTTATTTCTGCTACCAATATTAATATTGAAGAAAAAATCCAGGAAGGGCAGTTCCGCGCCGACCTGTATTACCGTCTTAATCTGTTGGACATCACTATACCGCCGCTCAGGGAAAGGGGAGACGATATCCGGGAAATGGTGGATTTCTACCTGACCCGCTTTGCCTGTGAGATGGGAAAGCCCATCCCCAGACTGTCAAAGGAGGCAGTGGATTTGATGACCCATTACGGCTGGCCCGGCAATGTCAGGGAGCTGCGCAATATCTGCGAGCGCCTGATTGTGCTGAGCGACACCACGGAAATCGGGCTCAGGGAAATCCAGATGCTGAAGATATTCAGGAAAAAGGAAGGCCCTCTGCCCGGCACTCAGACACCGGACAAGGAAACGGACCAGCCGGAAACCGGGATTGTGTATGCCAATTTGAAGCCCAGGAAGAAAAAACAGGATATAGCGAAGGAGCTGGGGGTCAGCAGGACGACCCTGTGGCGCATGGAGAAAATGGCGCGGGAACAGAAGAAGCAATGA